A section of the Methylothermaceae bacteria B42 genome encodes:
- a CDS encoding ABC transporter permease → MKTGFSMAWRLLRRDWRAGELSILVLALIIAVVSTTAIVLVANRLTRTMTQQAADFLAADMVVTSHSPLPKVWLERARSMGLATGEKIEFTSVVVEQDQLLLVGVKAVSENYPLRGFLKTTTTDLAQETVTRQPPPPGHVWVESRVLAQLGLRLGDTLQVGKVSLAIDRIITYEPDTRTNFYSLAPRVLMRIEDLPAAGILAPGSRAHYNFLFAGGQRQLEPFKRWLKPKLQSNQRLLDIRVDRPDVGRAVSRAERYLGLTSIMVVLIAGVAVAMAARRYSERHFDATAVMKCMGARQGEILRLYVLQFLVLGIIACAMGTFIGWAVQETLLYFLRNLLPEHLAQPDWFAYSFGPVTGLLMLLGFALPPLLRLKRVPPLLVLRRELSPPPISAWLVYGLAVMVVTLLLWRFTKDYELSFLILGGGIGGLLVLAALVYGLLLVSQVAIKRTSLAWRLGLRNLSRHRQATIGQVLAFCVTLAAMAVSLLVRTDLVETWQSQLPDNAPNHFVLNIFPHELESFKNFLINDLGAQSSEFFPIVRGRLIEVNGMDVHRLARKDSEGEMAINRDLSLTWATQLPGDNRLVSGQWWRNHLEERQVSVELDLAKSLGIHVGDRLSFLVEGRRIDARATSLRTVQWDSMTPNFYMIFAPGSLEGFAATYMTSFYLPVTEKARLSQLIKRFPNVTLVEVEMILKRFRMILRQVNFAVEYVLSFALLAGITVLMAAVRSSIDERIYQGALLKALGARKRLLQVSLWVEFLGLGALAGTLAVCLTEIVIWVVYARVFRMAYQLHPFLWLILPVTGALLTGIAGYWSTRKVFRQSPVRVFREI, encoded by the coding sequence GCGGGCGGGAGAGCTGAGTATCTTGGTATTGGCATTGATCATTGCGGTTGTCAGTACCACTGCCATCGTATTGGTGGCCAATCGGTTGACTCGCACCATGACGCAACAAGCGGCGGATTTTCTGGCGGCGGATATGGTGGTTACCAGCCATTCGCCTCTTCCCAAAGTCTGGTTGGAGCGGGCCCGGTCAATGGGGCTTGCCACCGGCGAAAAAATTGAATTTACCAGCGTCGTGGTAGAGCAAGATCAATTGCTGTTGGTGGGGGTGAAAGCAGTTTCCGAAAACTATCCGCTACGGGGTTTTTTGAAAACCACGACAACCGATCTGGCCCAAGAGACAGTCACCCGTCAGCCCCCGCCTCCTGGCCATGTTTGGGTGGAAAGCCGGGTTTTGGCGCAATTGGGGCTGCGCTTGGGCGATACCTTGCAGGTAGGCAAGGTATCTCTGGCGATTGACCGGATTATTACTTATGAGCCTGACACCCGCACCAATTTTTATAGTCTGGCGCCCCGGGTGTTAATGCGAATTGAAGATTTGCCTGCTGCGGGAATTTTGGCCCCGGGCAGCCGGGCACATTACAACTTTCTGTTTGCGGGCGGTCAGCGGCAATTAGAGCCTTTCAAACGCTGGCTGAAGCCAAAACTGCAAAGCAATCAGCGGTTGCTGGATATCCGGGTGGACCGGCCGGATGTCGGGCGGGCGGTTAGCCGGGCAGAGCGCTACCTTGGGCTCACCAGTATCATGGTGGTACTAATTGCCGGGGTGGCCGTGGCGATGGCGGCGCGTCGTTACAGCGAGCGCCATTTCGATGCCACTGCCGTCATGAAATGCATGGGAGCGCGGCAAGGAGAAATTTTGCGTTTGTATGTGCTGCAATTTTTGGTGCTGGGCATCATCGCCTGTGCGATGGGTACTTTTATCGGCTGGGCGGTACAGGAGACGCTGCTTTATTTTTTACGGAATTTATTGCCCGAACATCTCGCCCAACCGGACTGGTTCGCCTATAGCTTTGGTCCGGTCACCGGCCTGCTGATGCTGTTGGGTTTTGCTTTGCCGCCGCTGCTGCGCTTAAAGAGGGTGCCGCCATTATTGGTATTGCGCCGGGAATTGAGCCCCCCGCCCATCAGTGCGTGGCTGGTTTATGGTCTGGCTGTGATGGTGGTGACGCTTTTGTTATGGCGTTTTACCAAAGATTATGAATTAAGCTTTCTTATTTTGGGGGGCGGAATTGGTGGGTTGTTGGTTCTCGCGGCATTGGTTTATGGGTTGTTGCTTGTCAGTCAGGTTGCCATCAAACGAACGAGCCTGGCCTGGCGTTTGGGTCTCCGGAACCTGAGCCGGCACCGGCAAGCCACTATCGGGCAGGTTCTGGCTTTTTGCGTGACTTTGGCGGCGATGGCTGTGAGTTTGCTGGTACGAACCGATTTGGTGGAGACTTGGCAAAGTCAGTTGCCAGACAATGCCCCCAACCACTTTGTGCTGAATATTTTCCCCCATGAATTGGAATCGTTTAAAAACTTTTTGATCAATGATTTGGGCGCTCAAAGCAGTGAATTCTTTCCCATTGTTCGGGGCCGTTTGATTGAAGTCAACGGCATGGATGTCCATCGTCTGGCGCGCAAGGATAGTGAAGGGGAAATGGCGATCAATCGGGACTTAAGCCTGACCTGGGCAACGCAATTGCCGGGCGATAATCGTCTGGTTTCCGGTCAATGGTGGCGAAATCACCTCGAAGAGCGGCAAGTGTCAGTCGAGTTGGATTTAGCTAAAAGCCTGGGAATTCATGTGGGTGATCGTTTGAGTTTTCTGGTGGAAGGCAGGCGGATAGATGCTCGCGCAACCAGCTTACGTACCGTGCAGTGGGATTCCATGACCCCTAATTTCTATATGATCTTCGCGCCAGGAAGTCTAGAGGGTTTTGCCGCTACCTATATGACCAGCTTTTATCTTCCGGTGACGGAAAAAGCCAGGCTCAGCCAATTAATCAAACGTTTCCCCAACGTGACCCTGGTGGAGGTGGAAATGATTTTGAAGCGCTTCCGGATGATTTTGCGCCAGGTCAATTTTGCTGTGGAATACGTGCTCTCCTTTGCCTTACTGGCAGGGATAACCGTGTTGATGGCGGCCGTGAGAAGCTCCATTGACGAGCGAATCTATCAGGGGGCATTGTTGAAAGCGCTTGGCGCTAGAAAGCGGTTATTACAAGTCAGCCTGTGGGTTGAATTTCTTGGGCTGGGTGCGTTGGCGGGGACATTAGCAGTGTGTCTGACTGAAATTGTGATATGGGTTGTGTATGCCAGGGTTTTTCGGATGGCATACCAGCTTCATCCATTTCTATGGTTGATATTACCTGTCACTGGGGCCTTGCTGACAGGGATAGCAGGCTATTGGAGCACCCGCAAGGTGTTTCGGCAAAGTCCGGTA